From a region of the Candidatus Poribacteria bacterium genome:
- the ftsA gene encoding cell division protein FtsA, producing MAGEEIIVGLDIGTSKIAAIIGNTWQGDPEKIEIIGVGTAPSEGLRKGVVVDIDLTTTAIRQAVETAELMAGVQIGSVYAGIAGGHITGQTSHGLVAVSGEGHEITQSDVERAINAAQAMKIPVEREILHVIPQGFIVDEQGGIKDPVGMSGVRLEAYVHIITGAVASAQNLVKSIYNAGISVEDIILEPIASAEAVLTPEEKSVGVALADMGGGTTDVVVYKDGTLHHSAVLSLGGHHITNDIAQLLKMTPQDADKIKLRYGCASVDLVEQNDAIPISTVGGVHKPRFITRRDLAEIIQCRMDEFLSLIGQEIYNCNLTIPAGVVLTGGTALLDGLLESAEQAFPCPVRVGYPCPLKGLTEKIHSPVYATGVGLVLAGAMEHYRAPKRTFIKGTNLFDQIFKRMKNWFQDWL from the coding sequence ATGGCTGGAGAAGAGATTATTGTTGGCCTAGACATCGGGACTAGCAAAATCGCTGCGATTATCGGAAATACTTGGCAGGGGGATCCGGAAAAGATTGAGATTATAGGTGTTGGTACTGCCCCTTCTGAAGGATTACGAAAGGGAGTTGTTGTCGACATTGATCTCACGACAACGGCGATTCGCCAGGCCGTTGAAACTGCTGAACTCATGGCAGGCGTGCAGATTGGATCTGTATATGCCGGCATCGCAGGAGGGCATATTACCGGGCAAACGTCTCACGGTCTCGTTGCTGTTTCAGGAGAAGGTCACGAGATTACGCAATCCGATGTCGAACGTGCAATCAATGCTGCCCAAGCGATGAAGATTCCCGTTGAACGGGAAATATTGCATGTGATTCCACAAGGCTTTATTGTTGACGAGCAAGGTGGAATTAAGGATCCAGTCGGTATGTCTGGGGTTCGTCTTGAAGCCTATGTTCATATCATTACGGGTGCCGTTGCGTCCGCGCAAAATCTGGTGAAGAGTATCTATAATGCAGGAATTTCCGTTGAAGACATTATTTTGGAACCTATTGCCTCTGCCGAGGCGGTCCTAACCCCTGAGGAGAAGTCAGTGGGTGTTGCTCTCGCCGACATGGGTGGAGGAACTACAGATGTTGTGGTTTACAAGGACGGCACTCTCCATCATTCTGCGGTACTCTCGCTCGGCGGTCATCATATCACCAATGATATTGCGCAATTGTTAAAGATGACGCCACAGGATGCGGACAAGATTAAACTGCGCTACGGTTGTGCATCGGTTGACCTCGTGGAGCAGAATGATGCTATCCCGATTTCGACGGTTGGCGGTGTGCACAAACCGCGTTTCATCACTCGACGTGATTTGGCAGAAATTATTCAGTGCCGTATGGACGAATTCTTGAGTCTAATTGGTCAGGAAATCTATAATTGTAACCTCACCATTCCGGCTGGAGTTGTACTGACCGGTGGGACTGCACTTCTTGATGGGTTGCTTGAATCAGCGGAACAGGCTTTTCCTTGTCCAGTGCGGGTTGGATACCCCTGTCCACTGAAGGGATTAACGGAGAAAATACATAGCCCGGTCTATGCAACAGGTGTTGGACTTGTCCTTGCCGGTGCGATGGAACATTATCGTGCCCCCAAAAGAACCTTCATCAAAGGAACAAACCTGTTCGATCAGATTTTCAAACGTATGAAGAATTGGTTCCAAGACTGGCTGTAA
- the ftsZ gene encoding cell division protein FtsZ has translation MNDQVIEFVEQDEFSNVARIKVIGVGGGGSNAVRRMIEAELAGVEFYVVNTDVQALRLCHNATQVRIGENTTRGLGAGADPETGRKAAEESKENLRSIVEDADMVFVTAGMGGGTGTGASPIIASLAKETEALTIGVITRPFTFEGRRRAVQAESGVNEMRENTDSVIVIPNQRLMEEVDRSLPIKMGFRMGDEILLHAVQSISDLIMVTGEINLDFADVKTIMSNAGGALMGIGTGTGDNRAQGAAKRAILSPLLEENSIEGATGIIVNITGPSDMAMHELEDAMEVIREASDTEQVIFGLVYDDSLEDELRVTVIATGFDPQTRNNRQQTGQSDIVNLEEFLGRNFPRADRGTRVQGNSESAGLSRTGQDSFRQDSRSRQDQPAGDVVQPKIAADDEDLLDIPAFLRVRNQKGK, from the coding sequence ATGAACGATCAAGTAATCGAGTTTGTTGAACAAGATGAATTTTCAAATGTCGCTCGTATCAAAGTCATTGGCGTCGGGGGCGGAGGAAGCAACGCGGTCAGACGCATGATTGAGGCTGAATTGGCGGGTGTAGAATTCTATGTAGTCAACACCGATGTTCAGGCTCTAAGATTGTGTCATAATGCAACCCAGGTGCGGATTGGCGAAAATACGACAAGAGGCCTCGGTGCCGGAGCGGACCCGGAGACAGGGCGTAAGGCAGCAGAAGAAAGCAAGGAAAACCTCCGAAGTATCGTCGAAGATGCGGATATGGTATTTGTTACGGCAGGCATGGGCGGCGGCACCGGTACAGGTGCGTCACCAATTATTGCAAGCCTTGCTAAGGAAACGGAGGCGTTAACAATCGGTGTGATTACACGTCCATTTACCTTTGAGGGAAGACGGCGTGCCGTTCAAGCGGAATCAGGTGTGAATGAAATGCGCGAGAATACAGACTCCGTTATCGTTATTCCGAATCAGCGTCTCATGGAAGAGGTGGACCGGAGTCTGCCGATAAAAATGGGATTCCGAATGGGAGACGAGATTTTACTACACGCTGTCCAGAGCATTTCCGATCTCATTATGGTTACCGGTGAAATTAACCTCGACTTCGCTGATGTCAAGACGATTATGTCTAACGCCGGCGGCGCATTGATGGGAATTGGCACGGGAACAGGTGACAATCGCGCTCAAGGCGCAGCGAAGCGTGCTATCCTTTCGCCGCTACTGGAAGAGAACTCTATTGAGGGAGCAACTGGAATTATCGTAAATATCACGGGCCCTAGCGACATGGCGATGCACGAATTAGAAGATGCAATGGAAGTTATCAGAGAAGCTTCGGACACGGAGCAGGTAATTTTTGGACTTGTTTATGATGATAGCTTGGAAGACGAACTGCGTGTAACTGTAATTGCAACTGGGTTTGATCCACAAACCCGAAACAATAGGCAGCAAACAGGGCAAAGCGACATTGTAAATCTGGAAGAGTTCTTGGGACGTAATTTTCCTCGAGCAGATCGAGGGACACGTGTCCAAGGGAATTCAGAGTCAGCCGGTTTGAGTCGAACAGGTCAAGATTCTTTTAGGCAGGACTCGAGATCGAGACAAGACCAACCCGCAGGCGACGTAGTTCAACCTAAGATCGCGGCAGATGATGAAGATTTATTGGATATCCCCGCGTTTTTACGAGTCCGCAATCAGAAAGGGAAATAA
- a CDS encoding radical SAM protein, producing MQRILRQTYQELLKAEHRPHFNFRKENRFALIYPGAYSLGMSSLGLQVIYSLLNQRDDTSCERAFLPEPEMVRQLDNHRTALFSFETQTPLYQFDLLGFSVSFESDYVNIPTTLEMARLEPLAADREDTDPLVMAGGINISYNPEPIADFIDVFVVGEAEMTLHYLMDIFGEWKGAQASKEDLLWELATVPGLYVPRFYEVDYDEDGGIEEMRAKSPAPARIRSGAIPSLDEAETCTQIHTPNTEFSNAHLIEIVRGCGRQCRFCVADYARRWPRRRSVENTLQLAEKARGITDRIGLVGASISDHPDIDEIASGLVERGFRISCASLRAETVRPPLLDALADSEQGTITIAPEVATENLQKVVNKAIPRERLYHVLEEAVKRDILNLRLYYLIGVPYETPADVEAIVDMAKEMRSIVLPYAKKSGRMAQIGFTISPMVPKPHTPFQWVPMEDPKTISRKLTFLKKELGRIGGMKFSSASARLAYQEAVFARGDRRLSRVILDLARGAAWKATFRKHGLDPDFYALRPRSIGEFNPWDYLDLNVKPEFLRLEHNKHEKRFMTSPCDTTVCKKCGAC from the coding sequence ATGCAACGAATTTTACGCCAAACATATCAGGAACTCCTCAAGGCAGAGCACCGTCCACACTTCAATTTCAGGAAAGAAAATCGGTTTGCGCTAATCTATCCGGGTGCTTACTCCCTTGGTATGTCAAGCCTCGGGCTTCAGGTTATCTATTCCCTCCTTAACCAGCGCGACGATACCTCCTGCGAGCGTGCATTCCTTCCCGAACCAGAAATGGTGCGTCAACTCGACAACCATCGGACAGCGCTATTTTCCTTTGAAACACAAACACCGCTCTATCAATTCGATCTGCTTGGATTCTCCGTTTCATTTGAATCAGATTACGTCAATATTCCGACCACGCTAGAGATGGCCCGACTTGAACCTCTCGCTGCGGATAGGGAGGATACTGATCCACTTGTTATGGCAGGGGGGATCAATATCTCCTATAATCCCGAACCTATTGCTGACTTTATAGATGTGTTCGTTGTAGGCGAAGCAGAGATGACGCTCCATTATCTTATGGATATTTTTGGGGAGTGGAAAGGGGCGCAGGCGTCTAAAGAGGACTTACTGTGGGAACTTGCAACAGTCCCCGGACTCTATGTTCCACGTTTTTATGAAGTTGATTATGACGAAGACGGCGGAATCGAGGAGATGCGGGCGAAATCGCCCGCGCCAGCTCGAATTCGTTCGGGGGCGATTCCGAGCCTTGATGAAGCCGAAACTTGCACGCAGATCCATACACCAAACACAGAGTTTTCTAACGCACACCTCATTGAGATTGTACGTGGCTGCGGCCGTCAATGCCGTTTCTGTGTTGCTGATTATGCACGGCGGTGGCCCAGACGTCGGTCGGTGGAAAACACACTTCAGCTCGCCGAAAAAGCCCGCGGTATCACAGATCGAATCGGTCTAGTAGGAGCCTCAATCTCTGATCATCCGGATATTGATGAGATTGCGAGCGGACTAGTTGAAAGAGGTTTCCGCATCTCATGCGCTTCCCTACGGGCGGAAACGGTTCGTCCTCCCTTGCTCGATGCGCTTGCTGACAGTGAACAAGGCACAATCACGATTGCTCCGGAGGTCGCCACCGAAAATCTACAAAAAGTTGTCAACAAAGCGATTCCGCGTGAACGTCTGTATCATGTCCTTGAAGAAGCTGTCAAACGAGATATCCTTAACCTGCGCCTTTACTACTTGATTGGCGTGCCCTATGAAACTCCCGCTGATGTTGAAGCCATCGTCGACATGGCGAAGGAGATGCGATCTATTGTTCTGCCTTACGCTAAAAAGTCGGGCAGGATGGCGCAGATCGGTTTCACTATTTCTCCGATGGTTCCCAAACCCCACACGCCCTTCCAGTGGGTCCCGATGGAAGATCCGAAGACTATCTCTCGCAAACTCACATTCCTAAAAAAAGAGTTGGGACGTATCGGCGGGATGAAATTCTCTTCAGCTAGCGCTCGACTCGCCTACCAAGAGGCGGTGTTCGCCAGAGGGGATCGACGACTGAGTAGGGTGATTTTAGACCTCGCTAGAGGGGCAGCGTGGAAAGCTACTTTTCGCAAACACGGTTTGGACCCCGATTTTTATGCCCTCCGTCCACGTTCTATCGGCGAGTTCAACCCGTGGGACTACCTAGACCTAAATGTCAAGCCAGAGTTCCTGCGCCTCGAACATAATAAGCACGAAAAGCGGTTCATGACAAGCCCGTGCGATACCACTGTTTGCAAGAAGTGTGGCGCGTGCTAG
- a CDS encoding gamma carbonic anhydrase family protein has protein sequence MQIAYKDILPTIHPTAFIAPGAMIIGAVTIDEESSVWFNCVLRGDLEYIEVGERTNIQDGTVVHLDPGFPCVIGDDVTIGHGAIIHGCTVGDGAMISMGATILTGAKIGERAIIAAGAVVREGQEIPPDTLAMGLPAQVRREVTEADLERVRSGREGYVARGQLMRKSLSEYTDQ, from the coding sequence ATGCAGATAGCTTATAAAGATATATTACCCACGATCCACCCGACCGCTTTCATCGCTCCCGGTGCGATGATTATCGGTGCCGTTACCATTGATGAAGAATCGAGTGTTTGGTTTAATTGTGTCCTGCGAGGCGATTTGGAATACATAGAAGTTGGCGAGCGCACAAACATTCAGGATGGCACGGTTGTGCATCTCGATCCGGGTTTTCCCTGTGTGATTGGAGATGATGTCACAATCGGACATGGGGCAATCATTCACGGATGCACAGTGGGCGATGGGGCTATGATTTCAATGGGAGCAACTATCCTGACTGGTGCCAAGATCGGCGAGCGAGCGATCATCGCGGCAGGTGCAGTTGTACGAGAGGGGCAGGAAATCCCGCCAGACACATTGGCAATGGGACTTCCAGCCCAAGTTAGGCGAGAGGTTACTGAGGCAGATTTGGAACGTGTCCGATCAGGGAGAGAGGGCTATGTTGCACGGGGACAGTTAATGCGAAAATCGTTGAGCGAGTATACTGATCAATAA
- a CDS encoding SDR family oxidoreductase, giving the protein MELTNKVAVITGGATGIGAASAILYARAGAKVVIGDINVEGGKQTVAAIQSEGGVAQFVRTDVNVESEVANLMKTAHEAFGQLNVLVTSAGILSGPSIRVDDFEQAVFESVIDTNLRGTFLSVKHAVPIMERSGGGVILCIASGAGVSGGSSSVAYGSSKGGVNGMVLTITPQLAPLNIRVHTICPGSIATPLKLRQIAESAQQTGNSPEAAVENARTSLGEPEGVARVLTFLASDDASYVRGTIATR; this is encoded by the coding sequence ATGGAATTAACAAACAAAGTCGCTGTGATTACCGGAGGTGCAACGGGAATCGGTGCAGCGTCAGCGATTCTCTATGCCCGCGCGGGCGCGAAAGTTGTCATCGGTGATATAAACGTCGAAGGTGGGAAACAAACGGTGGCAGCTATTCAATCTGAAGGCGGCGTCGCCCAATTTGTCCGAACCGATGTCAATGTAGAATCCGAAGTTGCTAATCTAATGAAAACGGCGCATGAAGCCTTTGGTCAGCTGAATGTGCTGGTAACCTCCGCGGGCATCTTGAGCGGTCCGAGCATTCGCGTGGATGACTTTGAGCAAGCAGTGTTTGAGTCGGTTATTGACACAAATCTCAGAGGCACTTTTCTCTCGGTTAAGCACGCCGTTCCGATTATGGAGCGGAGCGGAGGCGGTGTGATTTTGTGTATCGCTTCCGGTGCGGGTGTGAGCGGGGGCAGTTCGTCGGTGGCTTACGGTTCAAGCAAGGGCGGCGTCAATGGGATGGTATTGACGATTACACCGCAGCTTGCTCCACTCAATATCCGCGTTCACACAATCTGTCCTGGCAGTATCGCAACCCCATTGAAACTCCGACAAATCGCTGAATCCGCTCAACAAACGGGCAACTCCCCGGAAGCAGCGGTTGAAAATGCCCGCACATCTCTCGGTGAGCCGGAGGGGGTTGCGCGTGTGCTCACATTCCTAGCATCTGATGATGCTTCCTATGTTCGGGGCACAATCGCCACACGGTAG
- a CDS encoding D-2-hydroxyacid dehydrogenase produces MAEFKALITGRYSPEVEAISEDAPSEVEICFLPRGQALGDHVSDVDIIYGHIGAADLVKATSLRWVQVASAGVEGMMYSAFKASDVILTNSRRMHGSQIAEHAFALLLSLTRRIITQYDFMKEKRWEKAPCIELAGMTMGILGLGGIGRAIAARAKAFEFNVIAVDPEPMEKPESVTELGKLDWLLEFMAKSNVVVVCCPITPETHKLLSHEQFNAMQDGSYLVNISRGKVVDEDALIAALRSGKLAAAGLDVTYTEPCPPESPLWTEPNVVLTAHTAGGSQHIQARTMRLFVDNLHRYVKGEPLINVADKEKGY; encoded by the coding sequence ATGGCAGAATTCAAAGCCTTGATTACAGGAAGGTACAGTCCAGAGGTCGAAGCGATAAGTGAAGATGCTCCATCCGAGGTCGAAATTTGCTTTTTGCCGCGGGGGCAGGCTCTCGGCGACCACGTTTCCGATGTTGATATCATCTATGGACATATCGGCGCGGCAGATCTCGTCAAAGCCACGTCACTGCGCTGGGTACAGGTCGCTTCCGCCGGCGTCGAAGGGATGATGTATTCCGCTTTCAAAGCCAGTGATGTTATACTGACCAATAGCCGACGCATGCACGGTTCACAGATTGCAGAACACGCATTTGCCCTATTGCTTTCGCTCACCCGCCGCATCATCACACAGTACGATTTTATGAAGGAGAAACGGTGGGAGAAGGCACCGTGCATCGAATTGGCGGGGATGACGATGGGAATTCTTGGGCTTGGGGGCATCGGTCGCGCCATTGCCGCACGCGCGAAAGCCTTCGAGTTTAATGTGATTGCGGTTGATCCAGAGCCGATGGAGAAGCCTGAGAGCGTTACCGAACTTGGAAAGCTAGATTGGCTGCTGGAGTTTATGGCGAAATCTAACGTCGTGGTGGTCTGCTGTCCAATCACGCCGGAGACGCATAAATTGCTGTCGCACGAGCAATTCAATGCGATGCAGGACGGAAGTTACTTGGTCAATATCAGCCGCGGCAAGGTGGTTGACGAAGATGCCTTGATCGCTGCGCTTCGTAGTGGCAAACTCGCCGCCGCCGGATTGGATGTCACCTATACCGAACCGTGTCCGCCGGAGAGTCCATTGTGGACGGAGCCAAACGTAGTCTTGACCGCGCATACCGCCGGCGGATCTCAACATATTCAGGCACGCACGATGCGCTTGTTCGTTGATAACCTACACCGCTATGTCAAAGGAGAACCGCTAATCAACGTGGCGGATAAGGAAAAGGGATATTAA
- a CDS encoding helix-turn-helix transcriptional regulator — protein MKQKILVKFGKKVKEHRLKIGLSQEELAARAEVHRTYIGMIERAEKNITLVNIEKIAHALEIKIKDLFDE, from the coding sequence ATGAAACAAAAAATCCTCGTAAAATTTGGAAAAAAAGTTAAGGAACACAGGCTGAAGATAGGACTGTCTCAAGAAGAATTAGCTGCCCGGGCAGAAGTACATCGTACTTATATCGGAATGATTGAAAGAGCAGAGAAAAACATAACACTGGTGAACATTGAGAAAATTGCACATGCACTCGAAATAAAAATAAAAGACCTGTTTGATGAATAG
- a CDS encoding N-6 DNA methylase — MPLKKENTTTEGTLLNGKCALPFINEKAFDSLIFHLVQAVQPEDYQNLENRIGNNTIELPPQWRKYKEVEPCQLIFCVETNLLIWIQGILLKYAVDMGLFGTSLFDSQHAKGHTVHTELARFEDIFSEGTFGGSSYSWWWKTDSHVVSDIWDLVKKSLISSKIETLDGSLISDLYMMYFPPELRKTLGEFYTDKRIVEYILDWVGYRSQQTCKSKNLLFRQNLIDPACGAGSFLIPALERYFQDFLTHHKWISDGILNLVQHKRIVGVDVNPFACALSRLAYINFLIPYLARAKSEQGHLPLISHIPIIQADSLVDAKGKVEDNLYNYVVGNPPYVRIQRLNTNGAKQSYLKSFDSAVGRFDLYSLFIERGLQLLKPNGTLGYITSNKFMTTNAGKGIRKVISKRAAIKHLFDLSDTKVFTAAVLPCILILENCKSEKWTFPFGLLREIRYDRSYQEVEDVFTHLRSHISQSFYQEKINLPLKSTRKASFGLRIIQSHKPKENGDSWHFLSPAEQRVIDAIEASCPVSLKQVALITSGLKTTADSVFIQPMTESFIENHKLEKGLIYPFIQASNIDRWRVRWTGAKAKSDTYVLYPHLVQENKVVPANLDDYPHIGAYLKSHYEKLSKRHYLIEAGRKWYEIWVQQNPEIFQQRFKIVTPDIKTRNTFALDTQGKMSGSSCFAILPKNQTKADSYYLLGLLNSELLEFYHKVKASTFIYAGRYRYWKSYLQDYPIIDSYLGESKLEDIWLEIESRISDVCDLGIQNGTLACGGIAVATPSETCPTSLFQFALQKAIVCQVERILSSDANRLNRLEVRLNDLVYHLYQINDSLRSVVENELKA, encoded by the coding sequence ATGCCCCTAAAAAAAGAGAATACAACTACGGAAGGAACACTTCTTAATGGAAAGTGTGCCCTTCCTTTCATAAATGAAAAAGCATTTGATAGTCTGATCTTTCATCTCGTTCAAGCTGTTCAGCCAGAGGATTATCAAAACCTCGAAAATCGGATTGGCAATAACACAATAGAACTTCCGCCTCAATGGCGAAAATATAAGGAAGTCGAACCGTGTCAGCTAATTTTTTGTGTGGAAACGAATCTTTTAATTTGGATTCAAGGGATATTACTAAAGTATGCTGTTGATATGGGTTTATTTGGAACTTCCTTATTTGACTCACAGCATGCTAAAGGGCACACAGTCCATACAGAGTTAGCCCGTTTTGAGGATATTTTCTCAGAAGGCACATTTGGCGGCAGTTCATATTCTTGGTGGTGGAAAACCGACTCCCATGTTGTATCAGACATTTGGGATTTGGTCAAAAAATCGCTCATTTCCTCTAAAATTGAGACTCTTGATGGCAGCTTAATTTCTGACTTGTATATGATGTACTTTCCCCCAGAATTAAGGAAAACATTAGGAGAGTTTTACACAGACAAAAGAATTGTTGAGTATATCCTTGACTGGGTTGGTTATCGCTCACAACAAACATGCAAATCGAAAAATCTCTTATTTCGTCAGAATCTTATAGATCCAGCGTGTGGTGCTGGTTCATTTCTTATACCAGCACTGGAACGCTATTTTCAAGATTTTCTTACGCACCATAAATGGATTAGTGACGGAATTTTAAATTTAGTACAGCATAAGAGAATTGTGGGTGTGGATGTCAATCCTTTTGCTTGCGCATTATCTCGATTGGCATACATCAACTTCTTAATCCCGTATTTGGCCCGAGCAAAATCGGAACAGGGGCATTTGCCATTAATCAGCCACATCCCTATTATTCAAGCCGACTCGCTGGTTGATGCAAAAGGGAAAGTCGAAGATAATCTTTATAACTATGTTGTTGGTAATCCACCTTATGTCAGGATTCAGAGATTAAATACTAATGGGGCGAAGCAATCTTATCTGAAATCATTTGACTCGGCAGTAGGAAGGTTTGATCTCTACTCTCTTTTCATTGAACGAGGTCTTCAACTTCTAAAACCTAATGGCACACTAGGGTATATTACTTCTAATAAGTTTATGACGACTAACGCAGGAAAGGGAATCAGAAAAGTAATTTCTAAAAGAGCTGCCATAAAACATCTTTTCGACCTTTCAGATACAAAGGTTTTTACAGCTGCAGTGTTGCCTTGTATCCTTATTCTTGAAAATTGTAAAAGTGAAAAATGGACATTTCCTTTTGGGTTACTTCGCGAAATTCGATATGATAGAAGCTATCAAGAGGTTGAAGATGTTTTTACTCACCTCCGTTCCCACATCTCTCAAAGCTTCTATCAGGAAAAGATAAATCTTCCGTTAAAATCCACGCGTAAGGCAAGCTTTGGGTTGCGGATAATTCAATCGCATAAACCGAAGGAAAATGGTGATTCGTGGCATTTTCTATCTCCGGCAGAACAAAGAGTGATTGATGCAATAGAAGCGAGTTGTCCCGTTTCATTAAAACAAGTCGCATTGATAACATCGGGCTTGAAAACAACTGCTGATAGCGTCTTCATTCAGCCAATGACAGAATCTTTCATTGAAAATCATAAACTTGAGAAAGGCCTAATTTATCCTTTCATTCAGGCAAGTAATATTGATAGATGGAGGGTTCGGTGGACTGGGGCGAAGGCAAAATCCGATACCTATGTTCTCTATCCTCACTTGGTTCAGGAGAACAAGGTTGTCCCGGCTAACCTTGATGATTATCCCCATATTGGTGCTTACTTAAAATCTCATTATGAGAAGCTTTCCAAGAGACACTATCTCATAGAAGCAGGTAGGAAGTGGTATGAAATATGGGTTCAGCAAAATCCGGAGATATTTCAACAACGCTTTAAGATTGTGACTCCCGACATTAAGACTCGCAATACCTTCGCTTTGGATACACAAGGCAAAATGTCTGGCAGTTCTTGTTTTGCAATTCTTCCGAAAAATCAGACAAAAGCAGATAGCTATTACTTGCTCGGATTGCTTAATTCTGAATTATTGGAGTTTTATCATAAGGTGAAAGCAAGTACCTTTATCTATGCGGGGAGATATCGTTACTGGAAAAGTTATCTCCAAGATTATCCGATTATTGATTCTTATCTTGGCGAGTCGAAATTGGAAGATATTTGGTTAGAGATAGAATCGCGAATTTCTGACGTATGCGACTTAGGAATTCAAAATGGGACTCTGGCTTGTGGTGGAATTGCTGTGGCTACTCCTAGTGAGACCTGCCCTACTTCTCTTTTTCAATTTGCGCTGCAGAAAGCCATTGTTTGTCAGGTAGAACGGATTTTATCTTCAGATGCAAATAGGTTGAATAGGTTGGAAGTCCGTCTAAATGATTTGGTATATCATCTCTATCAGATTAATGATTCCCTAAGAAGCGTTGTTGAGAATGAACTTAAGGCATGA
- a CDS encoding phytanoyl-CoA dioxygenase family protein → MSKFRLTPEQLRFMDTFGYLHFPGFLNDRIDQIIEAFEQVWVDLNIDHPETERTYIVPFIGQSEYLSSLLDDDRIDGIFASLLGADYTYLGSDGNFYSGDTGWHSDGGWPRPVRFYKMAFYLDPLTADTGAVRFIPGSHRYGELYAETVQRDISSLEETYALDGPSVPAVALESNPGDLVIFNQALKHSSWGGGTQRRMFTINCGYRYKEDEMHFLHKELDLVSRFGEGKVYGDKMIETAGPERMVHLEQALTLAPNGVWAGSETKTK, encoded by the coding sequence ATGTCGAAGTTCCGACTCACGCCAGAACAACTCCGTTTCATGGACACATTCGGGTATCTCCATTTTCCCGGCTTCCTAAATGACCGCATCGATCAGATTATTGAGGCATTTGAACAGGTTTGGGTTGACCTGAACATAGATCACCCCGAAACAGAACGCACATACATCGTGCCGTTCATCGGTCAAAGTGAATATCTCAGTTCACTTCTCGACGATGACCGGATTGATGGTATATTTGCCAGTCTGTTAGGCGCAGATTACACCTATCTCGGCAGCGACGGCAATTTCTACAGCGGGGACACCGGTTGGCATTCCGACGGCGGTTGGCCCCGTCCCGTCCGTTTCTACAAGATGGCATTTTACCTCGACCCACTGACCGCTGACACCGGGGCGGTGCGCTTTATTCCCGGCAGCCATAGATATGGGGAGCTATACGCCGAAACGGTCCAACGGGACATCAGTAGTTTGGAAGAGACCTACGCTCTCGACGGACCTTCAGTCCCTGCAGTCGCACTCGAATCGAATCCGGGGGACCTAGTCATATTCAACCAAGCCTTGAAGCACAGTTCATGGGGCGGTGGTACGCAGCGGCGTATGTTCACGATTAACTGTGGCTACCGCTACAAGGAAGATGAGATGCATTTCCTACACAAAGAGCTTGATCTCGTGTCGCGTTTCGGGGAAGGAAAGGTCTATGGGGATAAGATGATAGAAACGGCGGGACCGGAGCGGATGGTGCATCTTGAGCAGGCTTTGACGCTCGCTCCAAATGGTGTCTGGGCTGGTTCGGAAACGAAAACCAAATAA